A DNA window from Jaculus jaculus isolate mJacJac1 chromosome 1, mJacJac1.mat.Y.cur, whole genome shotgun sequence contains the following coding sequences:
- the Lcn2 gene encoding neutrophil gelatinase-associated lipocalin, with amino-acid sequence MTLGILWLALTLLGALQTQAQGSAPNLIPAPSLLRVPLQPNFNFDQFQGKWYVVGLAGNAVQKEEQGRFKMYSTIYELKKDHSYNVTSTLLRDQHCDHWIRTFVPSSSSGQFSLGNIHSYPQVQHYTVKVAATNYNQFAIVFFKKTSGNKEYFKTTLYGRTKELPRELKERFVRFAKSLGLTDDHIIFSEPIDQCIDE; translated from the exons ATGACCCTGGGCATCCTGTGGCTGGCTCTAACCCTACTCGGGGCCCTGCAGACTCAAGCGCAGGGGTCTGCTCCCAACCTGATCCCTGCCCCATCTCTGCTCAGGGTTCCCCTGCAGCCTAACTTCAACTTTGACCAG TTCCAGGGCAAGTGGTACGTTGTGGGCTTGGCAGGCAACGCAGTTCAGAAGGAAGAACAAGGCCGCTTTAAGATGTACAGCACCATCTACGAGCTGAAAAAAGACCACAGCTACAATGTCACCTCCACCTTACTCAG GGACCAGCATTGTGACCACTGGATCCGGACTTTTGTCCCAAGTTCCAGCTCTggccagttcagcctgggcaacattCACA GTTACCCTCAAGTCCAGCACTATACTGTCAAAGTGGCAGCTACTAACTACAACCAGTTTGCCATAGTGTTCTTCAAGAAGACTTCTGGAAACAAGGAGTACTTCAAGACCACTCTGTATG GGAGAACCAAGGAACTTCCTCGTGAACTGAAGGAGCGTTTCGTCCGTTTCGCCAAGTCTCTGGGCCTCACAGATGACCATATCATCTTCTCTGAACCCATCG ATCAATGCATCGATGAGTGA